The DNA sequence TCAAGCACCTCAGAAATTGTCTTAATCAACAGGGTTTTGGCCAAACCAGGTACTCCTACCAATAAGCTGTGGCTTTTACAAAACAGCGAGGTCAATACTTGTTCGACAACTTTCTCCTGCCCCAAAACTACTTTCCCGATTTCTTTTTTCAGTAAGCTGAAATCTTCAGCTAATTGATCTGCAGCGGTGACATCTGAATCAAATAAACTCATATTATTACTTTGGCTTAACGTTGGATAAGGTGGTACCTTTTTGGTAAGGAACGAAAGTTACCCATAAAAGGAAGTCCTAATTTGGGAAAAATATCACTAAATAATTAAAAATCGTCCATAAAAAAAGCAATAGACCTGTATAGACCTATTGCTTTTTCTTCTGATGAAAGTCGCTATTACTTAATCATCCAAAATTCCACAATCTTTATATTCATCCGCTACCTGAATGAAAACATCATCCTTGGCCGTCTTGAACCATTTGGAAACTTTATCACCCTGCTTTTTATTCAAAGCAGCCTGCTGAATCTTAAGGTAATCATCTTTAAGGTTGGCAACATGCGGCGCGACCTTTTTACTGAAATACAAAATCCTTACCGCTTCAGTACCATCTTGCTTACGGTAACGAATTGGTTTAGAAACCGATCCAACCTTCATGGTATCAATGGTAAAGAAAATTGTTGGGTCAAGGGCTTCTACTGAGACAATATTACCATCAGACTGATCTGTGAAATAACCACCTGTATTAGCGGTGTGCTGATCATCAGATTCCTCTTTAGCCGTTGGTTCAAATTTGATAGAATCGGCTACGATGAGCGTACGCAGACTGTCCAGGTAATGCTCAGCCACTTCAATATCGCCATCTGATACTTTTGGTTTGATCAGAATATGGCGAGAGTTAAACTCATTCCCTCGGCGATCGATCAACTGAATAAGGTGATAACCAAAATCAGACTTTATAGGGTCTGAAATTTCTCCCTTTTTCATGGTCATGGCTGCTTCCTCGTATTCAGGCACCAATTTCCCCCGGGACATCCAACCCAAATTACCTCCAAAGGCACCTGATCCTGGATCTTGAGAATATTTTTTGGCAAATTCTTCAAAGGAACCACCCGCCAAAACTTTCTTCTTAATATCGAGCAAAGTCTCTCTCGCTACTTGCTCTTCTTCCTCGTTAGGCTTAGGGTCTTTAACAATCTGCGCCAGTTTCACTTCAGTGGAATAGTAAGGTAAACTATCCTGTGGAATATGACGGAAGAATTTACGCACCTCATTAGGGGTTACCGTAATATCCTTGGTGATTTCATGGTGCATGGTCTGCTTGGTGATGTCTTCTTTCACACGATCGTACAGTTCCTCCTTGAAATCCTCAACAGACTTTCCGTAATACTCTTGAATTTTTTCTTCGCCACCTACTTGTTGCACAAAATAAGCCATACGGCGATCCAGTTCACCATTAACCTGATCATCAGAAACCTCCACAGAGTCAATCTCCGCTTTAGCGACCATCAATTTATCGACGATCAACGACTCGAGCATCTTACATTTGGTCATTCCTGAATTCATCTTTCCTTGCGAAAGATACTCCAGGTAAGCACGCTCCAATTCCGATTTCAAAACAATATAGTTATCCACCTTTGCGATGATCTTATCCGCAACTACCGCATCTTGGGCATAGGCACGGCTTGATAATCCACTCACGCAGAAAATAATGAAACTACTTAGCAGCAGTGGGAAAAATTTCAATTTCATGATTCCTTTCAGCTCGATTATATATTTCTTTTTCTAAATTTTTCAGCAACTCCACCTTTCGTTTGTTCCTGACAATATCCGCCACCTGCTCTCGAACAAATGACAATGGTGGTACTTCCTCCAAACCTCTAAATTCCTTAATTTTTAAGAAATAAATCATTTCGTCGGTAGATCGTTCTGCAAAGGTATTCTTTTTAAGGAAATTGCCCTTGTTTTCAACCTCTCCAAAGGGAGTATTTTTTACCAATTCATCAAACGCGACCCATTGTTCCTCGTCCAGGGCATAATTTGTCGCATATTGAAAACAATAGGCTTTCAGTTTGTCCTGATCCGCTGATTTACTCGACCGAAACCACTTCCTGAAATTTTTCAGCTGTGGCGACGACTTGGGCAACTGAACGAAGGTTCCGCGCACGATATTTTGCTTCAACTCAAAGTTAGCTTTATTTTTTGTAAAATAATCGTCTATCTCCGATTCTGAAACATTTGATTGCATATGTCGGCGTACATATCGCTTTTTAAACTCATAAACCAACAAGGATTTGCGGTAAGCTTCCACCCTTCGGTTTATTTCCGACAGGTCAATCCCCTCGGATTCTGCCTGCTGAATAAGCAGCTGATGCTTCACCCAGGCATTTGCAAGACGATGTAAATTTTCGACACTATCCTTATCAGTCCCCCGATGTAAACTGCCATCGTTTAGGTCTTCAAGGTGCAATTGTTTATCTCCTACCGTCGCAACAACAATACGCTGCCCAACACCTGACTCCTTCGGGTTGAAGTACTGACAGGAAGAAAGCTGTAAAAGAATACAACCGCCCCAAATTTTATAATACTTGCTGATATATTTTCTGTAGTTCACGCTTATTGACTTTTACTTTATACTGCTTCGAAAGCTGGCTTAACCAGTCCGCTTCCAATTTAGCCTGGTAATCATTCATCACTTTCAGTCTGCATTCCTCCAAAGGTAATGCTTCAGCGGCCTTCACTCCGTTAATTTTCACAGACCATTCCCATCCGTCGACAGTGACCGAATCCACTTGCCCGACAACAATGTTCGACAAATGATTCAGCACCTCAAATTCTTGCTTGCTGAACTGCCCATTTTTAGTCACAATTTGTTTGTAAGCAGGATCTGAACTGATGTCAGCAACAGACATTCCACCTTCCATAGCCGTATTTACAGCCGAGAGTAACGCTTTATCTTTTGCACCAAACGCAACAACATCAAACTGCTCCGCTGTCTTGTATTTTGACTTATTCTCCTGATAATAATTTACCAGACCAAGAGAATCTTTGGACGCTTTTCCCCACACCTTTTTTTCCATAATCTCGAACAACACCATTCCGTCGTGGTATTCCTGCGACAGGAATCCATATTCAGGATGCTCTTCGCTCAAGTGCGCTTTTTCCATCACAAAAACGGTATCCTGTAACCATTTCTGGTAATGTTCCGCTGTATTTCCCGCTGCCAATAACTGACGTAATGATGATGAATACACTGGAAGTCCCTGAACACTCACCAATGCCGCTGAGCTGTCCGCTTTAAAAAGGCTATCATAATCACTCACTTTTTTCACCTGATATTTTTCGGCCAATTTTGCAACCACCATTTGTTTGCGCTGATCATCCGCAACAGCTCTGCGCAATTTTCGCTCAATGCCTTCCTTCATTTTTTCAAAAGGAGGAACACCCTTACGGTCCAACAACTTCACCAAGTGCCAGCCATAGGTTGTTTTTATTGGAGCACAGACCTCTCCTTTATTTTTCAATGAAAAAGCCGCCTTTTCAAACTCGGGTACCATTCGCCCTGCGCCAAACCACGGCAACTCCCCACCTCTGTTTTTTGACCCAGGATCATCGGAAAACTGTCGGGTGAGTGCCTCCCAGTTTTCACCATCTTTTACCATACTGTAAATCACCTGAATTTTATTCTCGGCAGCAGACACCTGCTCAGGGCTATTCTGTGGGGTTCGGATCATGATATGCGCCACTTTTACCTGACCACGTGCTGCACGTCGGGCTTTAGGGTAAATCAAATGGTAACCAAACTGGGTGCGCACGGGAGCACTTACCTCTCCGACAGGAGTGGCATAGGCTGCCACTTCAAAAGGATAAACCATCTGAAAAGTTGAAAAATAGCCCAAATAGCCGTTGTTCCGCTGGGCTGAAGGATCTTCTGAATACTTTTTTGCCAAAGTATCAAAAGATGCTCCCGCCTCAAATTCCGCTTTAATCTTCATTACCTTCTGATACGCTTTAAGGGTATCTTCTGGGGAGGCATTCTGCGCAACTTTAATCAGGATATGCGAAGCACTGACTTCTTCTTTGGAGCGATTGTAGGCTGCCAGCACCAGGGAATCATTTAACTGATTCGATAAAAGGTATGGCTTAGCGAGTTGGTCAATATACTGATTGTATTCTTTAGTAAATGCCTGTGTGGTATCGATCCCCGCCGCTTCGCCAGCGATCACTTTCCGCTGAAAATCGATATAGGAAGACAAATATTCATCGACGGCCTCTTTGGTTACAGGCTTATCAGAAATCTTATTACTTTTTTCAAAAGCGTAAATAAAGGCATCACTGGAGACCGTCTTATCGCCGACCTTCAGCAATGGTGATTGTTCATCACTTTTAGTCGCGATGAAGGTCTGGCAGGCAGACAGAAATAGCAGTGAAAGCAAAGTTGATCTTAGGACATTCATAAAAAATTAACCTTTAAACGGTTGAAAAAGTGTTGTATTGCTATTTATTAAAATATTTTGAACCCCTAATTTCACTTTTTTTGAGACAAAAAAAAACCGCAAGTTGCGGTTTTACAGTAATGTTATTCAATAATGCCATTAAATGCATTTGGAGAGTCGGTAAACGTGTTTGGGTGGCAAATTAAAGTATTCAATCCTGTCCATAATTTTATCGACAAGCTGCAAACCCAGGCCACCTTTTCGTTTGTCTTCAATCAGTATCGAAACAGGTACCGATTGGTGGTTTTCAATATCATAGCCAAGCTCGTGCTTATCTACAATTTCAAAAACGATGTATCCTTCTTTTTTTCGGATCGTCAATTCTATAAAATCATGCGCGTCACATTGGTGCGAATGTATCATTACATTTGCGCACACCTCATCAACAGCCAATGCTAAATTGTAGGCCATTGTATCAGAAATACCAATAGTGTGAAGCGTGTGTTTCACAAAGCCACGAAGTTCAACGAGCTTATTTGTGCTACAACTGACTTTATGCCGAAATTCCATCTAAAATTGCTTTTGCTTGCTTTTGATTGTCAACAATAGTAATCAATTGGTCTAATCCTAATATTGAGAATGTCCCTTTCACCTTCGGGTCTGGGCCATACAATACAAAACCAATGTCTTCACTGTTGATTGTCTGAAGATAGGACATAAATACACCGAGACCTGCCGATGAGATATAAGTTAGGCGACTTAAATCTACCATCACTTTTTTCTTATTTTCTGCAAAGGCGTCTTCAATAGCGGTATCAAGATGAATGGACGAACTGGCATCCACTTCCCCAATCACCTCAATGATATATTTATCATCCTCCTGCGATTTACGTATCTCTACCATAATCAGATATACGGATTTATTTTTAATGAGTTATTATTATTTAAACTTGACGACCATTGTTGTGTAGTCATCATTTGGCGGATGATCGTCACAAAAAGAATATAATCCTTCGATCACCACATCCTGAATTTTATTCACATCATACTCCGCATACGACTGCACGAGCCGTTTAAGATGGTCAAAACCAAACTCTTGCCTTGCATCGTTATGTGCCTCTACAATACCATCGGTATACAAAAACAAAACATCCCCTTGCTCATAAGTGAAGGTGTTATTGTCGATAAAATTTCGGAACTGATTTTTTCCCCTGATAAGCCCCAAACCTATGCCTCGGTCCTCTAAATACTCCGCCTGTTGCGTTTCTTTTTTATAAACCAGCGTTGGGCAATGTCCTGCCCGAGCATAATCGACCCTTCTTCTTTTCGTATCTATTAACAGTAAAGTTGCGGTAATAAAAGTGGATTTATCGAGACAACGACTGAGGGCATCATTGGCGATATCGAGATAATCAACAGGCTGAACACCAATATTAAACAAGGAGTGAAACACTCCCTTCATCTGTGCCATATAGAAGGCTGCGGAAGTTCCTTTACCCGAAACGTCAGCCACAATCATGGCATACCGGTGATCATCCAACTGATGAAAATCGTAATAATCCCCACCCACCTGATCTGCCGCTTTGGAGAAGCAGGCCAAGTCGAAAAATTCATTTCCTAAATCATTTTGCGGCAACAGACTTCGCTGAACGCGCCGTGCAATTTTTATTTCTTCCCTGAAACGCTCATTTTCCAACGCATTACTCATCAGTCGGAAATTCTCCAAAGAAACTGTCGCCTGATTAATAAAGGTCATTACAATGTCCTCCATTTCTTTATTAAAGCCGTCCGCGACATCTTTCAAAAGATACATAGTGGCCACCACTTTATCCTTGATCAGGATGGGGCACACCATCAGCGACCGATAATCATAATGCCCCAGCTTCAGGGTATTTTTAATCGGGATGAGTGATTTTGACAGGTGGCGGTTACAAATGAGTTCTACCTTCTGCTGATCGATGAAACCTTCTTTCAGTTCCATCACGCCATCTTCACTAATTCCGTGACGAGTGCTGTAAGTCGCATCATCGTTGTCAATTTTTATTTCCAGCCATGCAGCACTTGCCGCCACTGTACTGGCGCTGGAGTCGAGCAGGATCTCATAAATTTGTTCGGGAGTAGATCCTGAGATTCGTTCTGCCAAACGACTGAAATTGATGGCCTCTTTTAACTTTTGCTCAAACACCGAGGAAGTCGGAAGGTTGAACAAGGTCACCAGCAATGAGAATACAAGATATAATGCAATAAAGAATGTTGTAGCGATAAGCGAAGGGAATTCCACAACATCAAGATTGACCTGACTTTCTATATGTGAAAAGTAATTCACCCGCACGAAATAGACCAAATAGGCGATGGTCAATAGGATCAGTAATATGCTTCGCCATTTTTGACCAGAGTCAAGATAAGCAACCCACTTCATGTTGATCGACAATATCACGGCCAACACCAATAGATATGCCAGATACACCAGCTGAAAGCCTTTCATTTCAAAAGGCAAGAAAACACTCATGACCAATCCCACTAACAAACTGTACTCAAACAGTCGCCAAATGAACAGGAGGGTTCTCGACTTCTGATAAAGCACTAAGCGTTTGGAAACAGAAAACGAGGAAATGAGGAATAACAAGGACAGGCCTAAAACCACATGCCCTGTAAAAGCATCGAATAGCACATTGGATTCCCATGACTTCCCGATATCGGTTTCAAGAAAAAAGAAAATGACCAAGGCAATGATGGTCGCTGATAATCCCGTAACGAACATTCGCCACAGCAACTCCTGGATCTGAATTCGCTCTGAAGAGGCTGTTTGATATCGAAAGAAAATATAGGCACTGAAAGTAAAAAGCACCAAAAACATTTCTGGCAACTGCTTATCAAGCCTAAAGCCGACCCCCAAAGGATCGTTATGCCCTATTGCCAAGTCGGCAAAAGACATCCCCACCCAAGCGGCAATTGCTATAAATAAGCTTAATCTTACTATATATTTATCTGAAGGCATAAATTATTAGGAAACGCATCGAATTTACAGTGTGAAGATACCAATAAAAATTCATTATGTCCTAAAATCAAAAAAAAAGCTACCCGTCAAGAGTAGCTTTTTAAAATCGTGTAATCTATATTTTTCTATCTGCTGTAATTTGGTGCTTCACGCGTAATAGTAACATCGTGAGGATGAGACTCATGCGCACCAGCAGCAGTAATTTTTACAAATTTGGCCTTTTTCAGGTCGTTCACACTTCCTGCGCCACAATAACCCATTCCAGCTTTCAAGCCACCTACCATTTGGTATAGGACTTCAGATACGCGGCCTTTGTATGCCACACGCCCTGAGATCCCTTCAGGTACCAATTTCTTGATATCGTCTTCAGCGTCCTGGAAGTAACGGTCTTTTGATCCGTGCTCCATTGCTTCCAAAGAACCCATTCCTCGGTAAGTTTTGAATTTACGACCTTCATAGATGATCATTTCACCAGGAGCTTCTTCTGTTCCTGCCAGTAACGAACCGATCATTACTGTTGATGCTCCACCTACAAGGGCTTTAACCAAGTCACCTGAGAATCGGATACCACCGTCGGCAATTACAGGAATCCCTGAACCTTCCGCCGCTTTAGCACATTCGTAAACTGCTGACAACTGAGGAACCCCAACACCTGCAATAATACGCGTTGTACAGATCGACCCTGGGCCAACACCCACTTTCAATGCATCGGCACCCGCTTCAATCAAAGCAGTTGCTGCTTCGCCAGTAGCAATGTTACCAACGATTACATCAAGCTCTGGGAATTTTTCCTTCACGCGCTTAAGTGCATCAATCACCCCTTTAGAGTGGCCATGAGCTGTATCAATTGAAATTAAATCAACACCCGCACCAACTAATGCTTCAACGCGTTCCATCAAATCACCAGTAACACCTACTGCAGCACCTACACGAAGACGACCAAATTCATCCTTACATGCGTTAGGACGGTCTTTATTCTTCAAAATATCTTTGTAAGTGATCAGTCCTTTCAGTACGTTATCGTCATTGACAATCGGCAACTTCTCAATTTTACGAACCTGAAGGATATCTTCTGCTTCTGAAAGTGTTACCCCAGG is a window from the Persicobacter psychrovividus genome containing:
- a CDS encoding peptidylprolyl isomerase — translated: MKLKFFPLLLSSFIIFCVSGLSSRAYAQDAVVADKIIAKVDNYIVLKSELERAYLEYLSQGKMNSGMTKCKMLESLIVDKLMVAKAEIDSVEVSDDQVNGELDRRMAYFVQQVGGEEKIQEYYGKSVEDFKEELYDRVKEDITKQTMHHEITKDITVTPNEVRKFFRHIPQDSLPYYSTEVKLAQIVKDPKPNEEEEQVARETLLDIKKKVLAGGSFEEFAKKYSQDPGSGAFGGNLGWMSRGKLVPEYEEAAMTMKKGEISDPIKSDFGYHLIQLIDRRGNEFNSRHILIKPKVSDGDIEVAEHYLDSLRTLIVADSIKFEPTAKEESDDQHTANTGGYFTDQSDGNIVSVEALDPTIFFTIDTMKVGSVSKPIRYRKQDGTEAVRILYFSKKVAPHVANLKDDYLKIQQAALNKKQGDKVSKWFKTAKDDVFIQVADEYKDCGILDD
- a CDS encoding peptidyl-prolyl cis-trans isomerase, whose protein sequence is MNYRKYISKYYKIWGGCILLQLSSCQYFNPKESGVGQRIVVATVGDKQLHLEDLNDGSLHRGTDKDSVENLHRLANAWVKHQLLIQQAESEGIDLSEINRRVEAYRKSLLVYEFKKRYVRRHMQSNVSESEIDDYFTKNKANFELKQNIVRGTFVQLPKSSPQLKNFRKWFRSSKSADQDKLKAYCFQYATNYALDEEQWVAFDELVKNTPFGEVENKGNFLKKNTFAERSTDEMIYFLKIKEFRGLEEVPPLSFVREQVADIVRNKRKVELLKNLEKEIYNRAERNHEIEIFPTAAK
- a CDS encoding peptidylprolyl isomerase, whose translation is MNVLRSTLLSLLFLSACQTFIATKSDEQSPLLKVGDKTVSSDAFIYAFEKSNKISDKPVTKEAVDEYLSSYIDFQRKVIAGEAAGIDTTQAFTKEYNQYIDQLAKPYLLSNQLNDSLVLAAYNRSKEEVSASHILIKVAQNASPEDTLKAYQKVMKIKAEFEAGASFDTLAKKYSEDPSAQRNNGYLGYFSTFQMVYPFEVAAYATPVGEVSAPVRTQFGYHLIYPKARRAARGQVKVAHIMIRTPQNSPEQVSAAENKIQVIYSMVKDGENWEALTRQFSDDPGSKNRGGELPWFGAGRMVPEFEKAAFSLKNKGEVCAPIKTTYGWHLVKLLDRKGVPPFEKMKEGIERKLRRAVADDQRKQMVVAKLAEKYQVKKVSDYDSLFKADSSAALVSVQGLPVYSSSLRQLLAAGNTAEHYQKWLQDTVFVMEKAHLSEEHPEYGFLSQEYHDGMVLFEIMEKKVWGKASKDSLGLVNYYQENKSKYKTAEQFDVVAFGAKDKALLSAVNTAMEGGMSVADISSDPAYKQIVTKNGQFSKQEFEVLNHLSNIVVGQVDSVTVDGWEWSVKINGVKAAEALPLEECRLKVMNDYQAKLEADWLSQLSKQYKVKVNKRELQKIYQQVL
- a CDS encoding ATP-binding protein, which encodes MEFRHKVSCSTNKLVELRGFVKHTLHTIGISDTMAYNLALAVDEVCANVMIHSHQCDAHDFIELTIRKKEGYIVFEIVDKHELGYDIENHQSVPVSILIEDKRKGGLGLQLVDKIMDRIEYFNLPPKHVYRLSKCI
- a CDS encoding STAS domain-containing protein yields the protein MVEIRKSQEDDKYIIEVIGEVDASSSIHLDTAIEDAFAENKKKVMVDLSRLTYISSAGLGVFMSYLQTINSEDIGFVLYGPDPKVKGTFSILGLDQLITIVDNQKQAKAILDGISA
- a CDS encoding PP2C family protein-serine/threonine phosphatase, with product MPSDKYIVRLSLFIAIAAWVGMSFADLAIGHNDPLGVGFRLDKQLPEMFLVLFTFSAYIFFRYQTASSERIQIQELLWRMFVTGLSATIIALVIFFFLETDIGKSWESNVLFDAFTGHVVLGLSLLFLISSFSVSKRLVLYQKSRTLLFIWRLFEYSLLVGLVMSVFLPFEMKGFQLVYLAYLLVLAVILSINMKWVAYLDSGQKWRSILLILLTIAYLVYFVRVNYFSHIESQVNLDVVEFPSLIATTFFIALYLVFSLLVTLFNLPTSSVFEQKLKEAINFSRLAERISGSTPEQIYEILLDSSASTVAASAAWLEIKIDNDDATYSTRHGISEDGVMELKEGFIDQQKVELICNRHLSKSLIPIKNTLKLGHYDYRSLMVCPILIKDKVVATMYLLKDVADGFNKEMEDIVMTFINQATVSLENFRLMSNALENERFREEIKIARRVQRSLLPQNDLGNEFFDLACFSKAADQVGGDYYDFHQLDDHRYAMIVADVSGKGTSAAFYMAQMKGVFHSLFNIGVQPVDYLDIANDALSRCLDKSTFITATLLLIDTKRRRVDYARAGHCPTLVYKKETQQAEYLEDRGIGLGLIRGKNQFRNFIDNNTFTYEQGDVLFLYTDGIVEAHNDARQEFGFDHLKRLVQSYAEYDVNKIQDVVIEGLYSFCDDHPPNDDYTTMVVKFK
- the guaB gene encoding IMP dehydrogenase, which translates into the protein MSLDQDKFTYEALTYDDVLLRPAYSEILPRDTDTSSFITRNIKLNIPLVSAAMDTVSEAELAIAMALEGGIAIIHKNMPIKAQAKQVRRVKRSQSGMILDPITLNIDSTAGDAVRLMNEFKVGGIPVVDSQNHLVGIVTNRDLRFHKNMKSPVVEVMTKGNLVTASPGVTLSEAEDILQVRKIEKLPIVNDDNVLKGLITYKDILKNKDRPNACKDEFGRLRVGAAVGVTGDLMERVEALVGAGVDLISIDTAHGHSKGVIDALKRVKEKFPELDVIVGNIATGEAATALIEAGADALKVGVGPGSICTTRIIAGVGVPQLSAVYECAKAAEGSGIPVIADGGIRFSGDLVKALVGGASTVMIGSLLAGTEEAPGEMIIYEGRKFKTYRGMGSLEAMEHGSKDRYFQDAEDDIKKLVPEGISGRVAYKGRVSEVLYQMVGGLKAGMGYCGAGSVNDLKKAKFVKITAAGAHESHPHDVTITREAPNYSR